The Lathyrus oleraceus cultivar Zhongwan6 chromosome 5, CAAS_Psat_ZW6_1.0, whole genome shotgun sequence genome includes the window aactCTTTTTGTATACTTATTTGTATCAACATAAGCCATCCTAGACCATCTTAGTACAAGAAAATGATGTTTCTCATAAGCTGATATATTTcattaatcaattagaatttaaGGCTAGTCTAGCCAGACTATGCATCACCCTCAAAATGGGGGAAGAATAGGTAATAGTCAAATCTGATTCAAATTTGGTCACATCACAAGTCAAAGGAGAATATCAAGCCAATGATACAGTCATACAATAATATTTAAAAATCATGAAGGCCATCAACGGCTAAATTTAATAAGGCAAAATCCAACACATATGAATGGATCATAGTACAATTCAATTACCATTATTACTAAGTACATTGTAACGACAGAGCTACGAAAAGATATAAATGGGACGTCAACGATCTGAAGAAAAGAATGCTCTTAGGATGCAAGACAAGAACCCTAACAAAACTTAAGAAAGCttagaaataaaagaaaaataaaactaactaagaaaaataaagattttttcattttattttacattttcTAATATGTCATAGACACTAAATATATATAATGCTTACTAATGGATAATAAACTAAATGCTCAATAACTATTTAAAGTCCAACACAATAACAATTTAAGACCCAAAAAATAttcttaaaaaaatattataaaataaaatactaatatAAATTTTTCTCCTAATTTAATatctaaaatatatatttaatcATAATTCATACTCTATCGCTATTCACCCCTTCAAGATCAACCTTGTTGAACAAAAAGTCATTAGTGCAAATATAATGTCATAGTTAGCTTGATTTACATGGCACTTGGTATGGAAAAGAATCCAATGCTTGCAATATGTTGGTGGAAGAGTCTGATGGTTGATCATAAATTCTTGCTCTTAACACATTATATTAACCTCCTTGCTAGTAAATAATGTTATTGCAGCAATTGACATGCAACAAAAATCTCAACGACCCCCACATGGTAACCTGATAGTTTTCTCAATACTGGTGCAATTGAAGTTCTTttaatgaaaacaaaaaatacTGCTCCATCATAAATGTGAATTGTGTTGACTAACAAATTTGAGTGAAGCTGAAGGCTTTTCAATTTCTTCTTTTTTCCGGAGTTTCCCCAGAGATGCTTCATGCTCATATCTGTCAAAATCATCAACattttttttttgagaaatttGCATCTACACCAACACTTTGCTTTATCAAAAATCATTGTCGGTCCTATTCATGTGCAGGCAGTGCTGTAGTACTGGACCTCATAATTATAGTAGTCtcatattttattattattattattgaatataaaaaaaaaatattaaaaaataaattggtaTCAGAAATTTTTTTGATCTTCCCCCTCTTTCTCTTCTCAGAACCGtgaaataaaaaaaagaaaaacaattttttttctcTAAAAACCTTCTCTTCACCCTTGTAACAAAACTTTTGCTACACCACTGTAACAAAACGTTGTACCACCGCCGCACATCAATCCTCTCCTCTATCAAGTTTGTTTCTTGAATCACTTTCTTTCCATCCATTTAAAAAATTATTTActttttaatttgatttgattttgaaggtagaaaaaaaaaaattttaataGGAATAAATTGAATATTTAAATTGACTTTAAAGGTATTAAAAGAGAGTAATTATAAAAGTAAAGGTGCTGAAAATGCAGATTTTTTTTGATTTGGTACCGTGGTATAGTAGTAGTGCTAATAGGATTTGTTGGATATTAATATTATTCTATTATTAGTTTATTACTATTAATAAATTGATGGATGATCTGGTTAGAAAAACAAAAATGAATGGTATGCACGGCAATATTAGTATTAATTGAATTTGATTTGGCATGTTATGAATAAATAAGTATGATTTGATTAGTAGTAACATTTTATGAATAAGTATGATTTGAATAGTTATTttttacaaaaagaaaaagaaagtgATACAGTATCAATATTTTATTTTATGGACGAActtatattatatttaatattattatattaatttaCTTTTTTTAACTAATTTTTAATTACTATTTTTCAatgtttttttatgattaatGTATAATTTCCTTTATTTAAATGTaattgattttctatttttcttattaCTAATATAATAATTTAATGTGTAGGGGTACAATTTCACAACAGGATTATTAGTAGATCATCATCAGACATAAAAGAAATAGTGAGATATTCCAGGGCTCTTTTACTGTGCCTCCTAAGAATAGGAAGTATGAATTTGGAAATGATAAGcgtaagaaaaagaaaaaaattgaagaGTTAATTCAATCTCAAGTAGGAGCTCTTGATAAATTTTTAATCAAAGAAccacaagtttcaaatgaaagtTATTATGTTGATAATATTGATGTTGAATTTTTTGATAGTGTGCCcattgaaaatgataatcttgatagtgtgccttttgaaaatgataatcttgaTATTGTGCCAattgaaaatgataatcttgaTAGTGTGTCCATTGTTGATGAAGTTAATAATAATGATGATGTTGATAATCTTGAAGAAattaataatgatgatgataatgatgatgataatgttgaTTATGAGATATTTTATCCAAGAAATTGGGATCGTCTTCAACCTAAAATGGTTGATTTATTAGTTGCGAAAGGTCCTAAAAGAGATAATTCTATTGTGAAGGGTCCTAGAGATAGTTTGAATAGACACTTTATGGCTAATTTGTATACTAGAGTTTTAGCAAATGAAGAGATGTGTGATAGAGATTGGCTTATTTATTCGAAAGAGCTTGATAGATTATTTTGTTTTTGCTGTAAAGTTTTTTAAAATGGGATTTGCAGGGGACAATTAACAAATGAGGTTTATAGTGATTGGGTACATGTTGGTGCAAGAATTAAAGAGCACGAGTTAGGTATGGAACATGTTAAAAATATGACTATTTGGTATGAGTATCGTCAAAGGCTGCAAAAATTTCAAACTATTGATAAAGCGACTCAAAGATTAATTGAGAAAGAAAAGGAACAGTGGAAAAATGTTTTAAAAAGAGTTATTTCAATAGTGAAGTTTCTTGCTAAACATAATTTGGCCTTTCGTGGTTCTAAGGAGAAATTGTACGAAGATAGCAATGGCAAATTTTTGGGTTTGATTGAAATGTTAGTTGAATTTGACACAATCATCCAAGAACATGTTAGACGTGTTGCAACTCAAAAAGTTCACATTCATTATCTTGGGCATAAAATACAAAATGAGTTGATTTCATTGCTTGGTTCTGCGATTAAAATTGAAATCATTAGAAAAATTAAACAGGCAAAGTATTTCTCAGTGATACTTGATTGTACTCCTGATATTAGTCACCAAGAGCAGATGTCTTTGATAATAAGATATGTGGATATTTCTTCAACTTCTATTAGTATTGAGGAATCATTTTTAGGATTTTTGAATGTGAATGATACAACTGGTCAAAGGCTTTTTGATGTTTTACAAAATGAATTGAAAAAACTTGGTCTCGACCTATTTGATGTGAGAGGGCAAGGTTATGATAATGGGTCAAATATGAAAGGAAAATATCAAGGTGTACAAAAGAGATTTTTAGACATGAATCCGAGAGCCTTTTATACTCCTTGTGGTTGTCATAGTCTTAATTTGACATTGTGTGATATGGCTAACTCTTGTAATAAAGCTAGGAATTTTTTTGGAGTTATTCAACGCATTTATACAATTTTTGCCAATTCTACTAAGAGATTGAAAATTTTGAAGGATACAAAAATCATTGTCATCCACTCGTTGGGAGAGTCGTGTAGAAAGTGTCAAAGCTATAAGAACTCAAATGTTATATTTTACATAAGCTTTACTTGAAGTGTCAGAAAATGATCTTGATCCTAAAATACAAAATGAAGCTAAATCCTTAGCAACAAATGAGTTTGGTGGTTTTGAGTTTTTGATGGCCATAATTATTTGGTTTGAAATATTATTTGCAATTAATTCTGTTAGCAAACTTTTACAGGAAAAAGATATGCTTATTGATGTTGCTATGAAAAACATAAAGGGGTTGATTTCATATTTTGAGGAATATAGAGAAACGGGTTTTTATAAGGCATTGGTTAATGCTAAGGAAATTGCGATGAAATTGAATATTGCCCCAACATTTTCTCAAAGGCGTATAATTAAAAGAAAAAGACAATTTAATGAGAATTTGAATATTCCAGAAGTCGAGCTATCAGAAGAAGAATCTTTCAGAGTTAATTATTTTCTTTACCTTGTTGATCAAGTTGTTGTTTCTCTTAATAAGAGATTTGAGCAATACCAAGAGTATGAAAGtatttttgattttttgtttACTTCTCACAAATTACAATCATTGGATGATGCAACTTTGAAGTCTTGTTGTAGTAACTTTGAACAGGTATTGAAACATAATGAGCAATCTGATATTGACGGGAATGAATTTTTTGCAGAGTTGAAGTTACTAAGAGAAATGTTGCCTGAAGAAACCATAAGACCTActaatatattattatttttgaaagTCTTAGATTGTTTTCCTAATACAGTTATTGCATATAGAATTTTATTGACTATTCCTGTAACAGTTGCTTCTGCAGAAAGAAGTTTTTCAAAATTGAAGTTGTTAAAGAATTACTTGCGGTCTACCATGTCACAGGAAAGGCTTAATGAATTGGCATTAATAACAGCGAAAAATGATATTTTGGAGACAATAAAATATGAAGACTTAGTTAACGAATTTGCTTCAAAAAGTGTTCGTAGGAAAGCTCTTTTTAAATAGTTAGTTACTTTAAGTTGTATGAAATGATATTTATAGTTTAAACAGTACTTTGAGTTTTTGGTACTTCATTTCTTTAATATATAATTTTATCTTTTGCTTGtcattttaattattaaaattatatattttttaaatttagGCCTATTTTTAAAATTAGAACAAGACCTCTGAATTGATTGGGTCGGCCCTGTCAGGAATGATGATTCTTGAACCGGTTTCGAAACTGTTTCTTTTCCTTTCTCCGTCTTTTTCTAATTGTTGTTCTTGATTTGTTTCAAGGTTAActttttgaattttgttttttGTGTTTTTGTGTGAATGAGAATTTTTTTGAGATGATTTCTTAAAAGAGAGATGGAACACTGCAAATGCTTCTCAAAATCTCTTCTAGTACTAGAATGGGGTTGCTATTTATGACCGGTTATGGAGGAGGTGTTTGTTGGTTGCTATTGTATGTGACAATTGTTGTAGTAGTATAAAAAATGAGGTAGAATAGTATGAATATGGGTTAGTTGTAGGGGCCGTATGCCCATGTTTAAATATAAACATTAATTGATCAAAGTTGGAATGAAATTGGTATGTCATGAGAGGGGTTGATGAAAGCACTAATTGTTATGATGCTAGACAAGAACCCTAACAAAAATTAAGAAAGCTTAGAAATAAAAGACAAGTTAACTAAGAAAAATAAAGATTTTGTAAGTTCATTTCATGTTTTTTAAAGTGTCATAGACACTACATATATAATGTTTACTAATGAATAATAAATTAAAACTTCAATAATTATTTAAAATCCAACCCAATAATATTTTAAGATTCAAAAAACAGTCTAAAAAACATTACAAAATAAAATACTAATATAAACGGATAGAGTATGaattataattaatatatattttagaTATAAAATTAGGAAGATAATTTatatttgtattttattttataatgTTTTTCTATAATATTCTTAAGACATTAAAATGTTATTGTGTTGGACTTTAAATTTATTGGATATTTAGTTTAGTATTCATGAGTAAACATTATATATTTAGTGTCTACGACACATTAGAAAATATGAAATATTAGGAAAATAAAATACTTTTTTACTTCATTTCATATTTTCTAACATAGACACTACATATATAATGCTTACTAATGAATAACAAATTAAATATCCAATAACTATTTAGAGTCTAACACATTAACCTTTCAAGGTCCCAAGAACATTCTAGAAAAACATTACAGAATAAAATACTAATATATATTGATAGACTATGAATTATgattaaatatatattttagatATTAAATTAGGAAGAgaatttatatttatattttttcttGGGACCTTAAAATGTTATTGTGTTGGACTTTAAATTTATTGGCCTTTAGTTTATTATTCATTAGTAAGCATTATATATGGAATGTTTACTacaaattaaaaaaatatgaaatacTAAGAAAAATAAAGattttttcatttaatttcatATTTTCTAATGTCTCATAGATACTAAATATATATAATGCTTACTAATGGATAATAAACTAAAGAACTAATAACTATTTAAAGTCAAACACAATAACATTTTAAGGTCTCAAGAACATTATAGAAAAATATTACAAAATAAAATACTAATATAAATGGATAGAGTACGAATTAtgattaaaaatatattttagaTACTAAATTAGGAAGAgaatttttatttatattttattttgtaaTATTTTTCTAGAATGTCCTTTGGACCTTAATATGTTATTGTGATGGACTTTAAATTTATTGGACCTTTAATTTATTATCTAAAGACTTTTTCACTTCATTTCCTATTTTCTAATATGTCATAGACATTACATATATAATGCTTCCTAATGGATAATGAACTAAATACCCAATAATTATTTAAACTCTAACACAATAACATTTTAATTTCCCAGAACATTCTAGAAAAACATTACAAAATAAAATACTAATATAAATTGATAGAGTATGAATTAgaattaaatatatattttagatATTAAATTAGGAATAGAActtatattaatattttattttgtaaaaaaattcTAGAATTTTCTTGGGAACATAAAATTTTATTGTGTTGGACTTTAATTTTATTAAGTCTTTAGTTTACTATCCATTAGTAATCATTATATATAGTGTCTAGGACACATTAGAAAATATGATATACTAAGAAAAATAAAGattttttcatttcatttcatatttTCTAATGTGTCATAGACACTACATATATAATGCTTACTAATTGATAATAAACTAAATGCCCAATAACTATTTAAAGTCTTTCACAATAATATTTTAAGATCACAAGAACATTCTAGAAAAACATTACAAAATAAAATACTAATATAAAAATTGATAGACTATGGATTATTATTAAAGATATATTCTAGATATTAATTTAGAAAAAGaatttatattagtattctattttGTCATGTTTTTCTAAAATATTCTTAAGATTTTAAAGTGTTATTATGTTGGACTTTAAATTTATTGGGCATTTAGTTTCTTATCCATCAGTAAGTATTTTATATGTAGTGTCTAGACACATTAGAAAATatgaaatactaaaaaaaataaagactttttcatttcatttcatatttTCTAATGTGTCATAGACACTAAATATATAATGCTTACTAATGGATAATAAACTAAATAACTAATAACTATTTAAAGTCAAACACAATAATATTTTCACTATCTGCATTGGACCAATCGATTGAGCACTGTAGCCAATcgtttgtcatcatcaaaattcAACTTTTTCTTCACCGTAACATGAATCAATCGATTGGTTATGCAGTGGAATCGATTGCTCTCTGTTATTTCTTCAAATTTTCATCTTCTAACCACATCAAACTCCATACTTAACCATTATAACTCATACCAACACACACATTAAAACAAGTACATGTGATTAACATCAATAACTACAAATATCAAGGTCATGATTCAATAATCAACACCAACATAAGAAATTATGAGGTATCATTCAAGAACCAATAACATAGAACAACATCATCAATAATCATCcaacaataacaacataaaagcaagaaaaaataataatttatcATAGAatcacacaaaccctaactccTAAGTCGTGAAATCTTCCCTCCCAAAGCTAATTCTATATATGGAACTGACCTCTAGAGATGAAAATGGTGAAGTTTGTTGAAGAAGATGAGATGAAAACATggtgttgatgatgatgatgtcTTCCATTgctttcttcttcttcttcttcttcttcttcttcttcttcttcccttctttttccttttctccCTTCTCTTATCCTCTCTTCTTTCTTTCCTTTCTCTTCCTCTATTATCTACTTCTCTTTCTTTTGTTCATATTAGTATTTTATTTTGTAATATTTTTCAATAATGTTCTTGGGACCTTAAAATGTTAATGTGTTGGACTTTTAATTTATGGAGCCTTTAATTTATTATCCAATAGTAAGCATTATATATTTAATGTCTACGACTCATTAGAAAATATGAAATACTAAGAAAAATAAAGACTTTTTCACTTCATTTAGAATTTTCTAATTGGTCATAGACACTACATATATAATGCTTATTAGTGGATAATAAACTCAAGACCCAATAACTATTTAAACTCCAACAATGTAATATTTTAAGGTCCGAAGAACATTCTAGAAAAATATTACAAAATAAAATACTAATATAAATTGATAGAGTATGAATTATGATAAAAGATATATTTTAGATATTAAATTAGAAAGataatttatattaatattatatttttgTAATATTTTTCTATAATGTTCTTGGAACCTTAAAATATTATTGTGTTGGACTTTAAATTTATTGGGtctttaatttattatttattagtAAGCATTATATATGTATTGTCTACGACATATTACAAAATATGAATTACTAAGAAATATAAAGAATTTTTCACTTCATTTCACATTTTTTTAATGTGTCATAGACACTACATATATAATGCTTTCTAGTGAATAATAAACTAAAAATCCAATACCTATTTAAAGTCCAACAATGTAACATTTTAAGGTCCGAAGAATATTCTAGAAAAACATTACAAAATAAAATACTAATATAATTTGAAAGGGTATGAATCATGATTAAATATGTATTTTAGATATTAAATTAGGAAAAGAATTTCtattagtattttattttataatatttttcTATAATGGTAATGAGACCTTAAAATGTTGGACTTTAAATAATTATTGGACATTTAGTTTAGTATCCTTTAGTTTGCATTATATATGTAGTATATGTGACACGTTAGAAAATACAAAATAAAGTGAAAAAGTCTTTATTTTTCTTAGTATTTCATATTTTGTAGTGTGTCGTAGATACTCCATATATAATGCTTACTAATGACTTTTTCACTTTATTTCATATTATCAAATATGTCATAGACACTACATATATAATGTATATTAATGAATAATAAACTAAAGATCCAATGACTATTTAAAATCCaacaaaataacattttaagGTCTCAAGAACATTCTAGacaaaaaaattacaaaataaaataCTAATATAAATTGATAGATTATGAATTattattaaatatatattttagaaattaaATTAGGAAGAGAACTTATATTGGTATTTTATTTTGTAATATTTTTCTAAAATATTCATGAGACCTTAAAATATTATTGTGTTAGATTTTAACTTTATTAGACATTTAGTTTATTATTCATTAGTAATCATCATATATATTGTGTCTATGACACATTAGAAAATATGAAATACTAAGGAAAATAAAGATTTTTTCACTTCATTTCATATTTTCAAATATGTAATAGACaatacatacatatatatatatatatatatatatatatatatatatatatatatatatatatatatatatatatatatatatatatatatatatatatatatatatatatatatatatatatatatatatatatatatatatatatatatataatgctTACTAATAAATAATTAACTAAAGATCCAATAACTATTTAAAGTCTAACACAATAACATTTTAAGGTTCCAAAAACATTCTAGAAAAacattataaaataaaataataatataaattgaTAGAGTATGGACTATCATTAAATATATATATTAGATATTAAATTAAGAAGAGAATTTATATTGGTACTTTATTTTGTAATGTTTTTCTAGAATATTCTTAGGATGTTAAAATATTATTATGTTGTACTTTAAATTTATTATGTCTTTAGTTTATTATTCATTAGTAggcattatatatatatatatatatatatatatatatatatatatatatatatatatatatatatatatatatatatatatatatatatatatatatatatatatatatatatatatatatatattgtctATGACAcattaaaaaatatgaaatacTAAGAAAAATAAAGACTTTTTCACTTCATTTCATATTTTCCAATGTGTCATAGACACTACATATATAATTCTTAGTAGTATAAAATAACCTAAAGACCCAATAACTATTTAAAGTCCACCAAAGTAACATTTTAAGGTCTTAGAATATTTTAGAAAAATATTACAAATTAAAATAAGACTATAAATTGATAGGGTATGAATTATGATTAAATATATACTTTAGATATTAAATTAGGAAGAGAATTTCTATTAGTATTTTATTTTGTAATGTTTTTCTAGAAAGTTCTTAAGATCTTAATATGTTATTGTGTTGGATTTTAAATTTATTGGAAATTTAATTTATTATCCATTGATAAGCATTATATATGTAGTGTCTACGAGAtattagaaaataaaaaatatttaaaaaaaactttTTCACTTCATTTCATATTTTCTAATGTGTCATAGACACTACATATATAATGCTTACTAGTGGATAATAAACTAAAGATCCAATTACTATTCAAAGTTCAAATAAATAACATTTTAAAGTTTGAAGAACATTTTAGAAAAAATATTACAAAATAAAATACTAATATAAAATGATAGAGTATGAATTATgattaaatatatattttatatattaaattAGGAAGAGAATTTATATTAGTATTTCATTTTGTAATGTTTTTATAGACTATTCTTGGGACCTTAAATTGTTATTCTGTCAGACTTTAAATTTATGGGGTCGTTATTTTTCttagtattttattttataatGTTTTTCTATGATGTTTTTGAGACCTTAAAACATTATTGCATTGAATTTTAAATTTATGGGATCGTTAGTTTATTATTAATTAGTAAGTATTATATATGTAGTGTCTATGACATATTGGAAAATATGAAATACTAAGAAAAATAAATACTTTTTCACTTTATTTTATATTTTCTAATGTGGCATAGACACTACATATAATGCTTACTAATTGATAATAAACTAAAGACCAAATAACTATTTAAAATCCAATACAACAACATTTTAAGATCCCAAGAACATTTTAGAAAAATATTACAAAATAAAATGCTAATATAAAttgattgagtatgaattatgattaaatatatattttagatATTAAATTATGAAGAAAACTTATATTAGTATTTTATTTTGTAATGTTTTTCTAAAATGCTTTTTGGATCTTAAAATGTTAGTGTGTTGGACTTTAAATTTATGAACTTTTAGTTTATTATCAATTAGTTAGTATTATATATATGTAGTATTTACGACACATTGGAAAATATGAAATACTAAGAAAAATAAAAACTTTTTTATTTCAATTCATATTTTCTAATGTATCCTAAACACTACATATAAAATGTATATTAATGAATAATAAACTAAAAGTCCAATAATTACTTAAAATCCaacaaaataacattttaagGTTTCAAGAATATTCTAGAAAAACATTACAAAATAAAATACTAATATAAATTGATAGAGTATGAATTATgattaaatatatattttagatATTAAACTAGAAAGataatttatattaatattttttttgtaatGTTTTTCTAGAATGTTTTTGTAACCTTAAAATATTATTGTGACGGGCTTTAAATTTATTGGATCTTTAGTTTATTATCCATTAATAAGCATTATATATGTAGTATTAGAAAATATGAAATACTAAGAAAAATAAATACTTTTTCActtcatttcatattttttaatgTGTCATAAACACTATAATGCTTACTAATACTAATGGATAATAAACTAAAGGCTCAATAACTATTTAAATTCCAACACAATAATATTTTAAGGTCTCAAAAATATTCTAAAaaaactttataaaataaaatgCTAATATAAATTCTCTTCCTAA containing:
- the LOC127080804 gene encoding uncharacterized protein LOC127080804 — encoded protein: MALGMEKNPMLAISIDMQQKSQRPPHVNNNDDVDNLEEINNDDDNDDDNVDYEIFYPRNWDRLQPKMVDLLVAKGPKRDNSIVKGPRDSLNRHFMANLYTRVLANEEMGQLTNEVYSDWVHVGARIKEHELGMEHVKNMTIWYEYRQRLQKFQTIDKATQRLIEKEKEQWKNVLKRVISIVKFLAKHNLAFRGSKEKLYEDSNGKFLGLIEMLVEFDTIIQEHVRRVATQKVHIHYLGHKIQNELISLLGSAIKIEIIRKIKQAKYFSVILDCTPDISHQEQMSLIIRYVDISSTSISIEESFLGFLNVNDTTGQRLFDVLQNELKKLGLDLFDVRGQGYDNGSNMKGKYQGVQKRFLDMNPRAFYTPCGCHSLNLTLCDMANSCNKARNFFGVIQRIYTIFANSTKRLKILKDTKIIVIHSLGESCRKCQSYKNSNEKDMLIDVAMKNIKGLISYFEEYRETGFYKALVNAKEIAMKLNIAPTFSQRRIIKRKRQFNENLNIPEVELSEEESFRVNYFLYLVDQVVVSLNKRFEQYQEYESIFDFLFTSHKLQSLDDATLKSCCSNFEQVLKHNEQSDIDGNEFFAELKLLREMLPEETIRPTNILLFLKVLDCFPNTVIAYRILLTIPVTVASAERSFSKLKLLKNYLRSTMSQERLNELALITAKNDILETIKYEDLVNEFASKSVRRKALFK